The window AGGAGGAGGCCGGCGAGCCACCGCATCCTTACCCTAGAACCCCCGTTCGGCGGAGATCAGGGCCAACGCCGCCTGGGCGAGGAGGAAGGCCCTTCCGGGCTCCTTGTCCAGCCGGGCCTTGGCCTCGGCGATGAGGCTTCGCACCAGCGGGTCCTGCCCCCGGTAGTAGGCGAGCTCCTTCTCCGCCCGCTCCACCGCCTTCGGGGCCTGGGCCTTCACCCTCTGGGCCAAGGCCTCCCGGCGCTCCCCAGGGCCGAAGCCGGGGTGCCTCCGCGCCATAAGGCCGGGCTTCCCCCGCTCGGGGGCGGGCCGGTCCCGCCGCACCTCTCCACCCATCCCCTCCTTCTCCTTCGGGGCCCCCTGGGCCGCCCGGTAGAGGAGGAGGGCCGCCTGGGCCTCCCGGAGGGCCTTGAAGTGGTCCTGGGCCTCGTAGCTCCGCTCGGCCCGGGCCTTCACCTCCTGGGCCCACTGGAGGAGCTTCTCCTCCCCCGAGGCCTTCTCGGCCACGGTCTGGAGCCGGGCGAGGGCCGCCGCCGCCCGGGCCGCCTCCCGGTAGTCCACCTGCTGGGCCAGGGAGAGGCCCGCCAAAAGAGCCAGCACGCCGACAACCGCTTTCTTCATCCCGCATCACCTCCCAGGACCCAGGCTAGCCCCCCTCCCCAAAGGGCACACCGGGGGAAACCTTAAGCGGAGCCAAAGGCAGGTAAAGCCCCACCCCCGCCCCCCCGCGGTTCTCCACGCGGACCCTGCCCCCGTGGGCCCGGGCCACCGCGGCCACCAGGGCGAGGCCGAGCCCCGTCCCCTTGCCCCCGTGGACGAAGGGCTCCAGGACCCGGGGAAGGAGGTCCTCGGGGAACCCGGGGCCCGCGTCCACGAGCCAGACCCAGACCCCTTCCCCTTCCCGGGAAAGCTCCGCCCGCACGGGAAGCCTGCCGTGGCGGCGGGCGTTCTCCAGAACGTTCTCCACCGCGAGGGCCAAAAGCTCGGGGTCGGCCAGGACCCTCCCCTCCCCCTGGACCTCGAGGCCCTGGGCCTCCAGGAAGGCCCGGAGGTCCAAGGGGACCCTCTGGGGCGGAAGGGCCTCGAGGCGGGAGAGGCGGAGAAGCCCCGCGAGGAGGGCCTCCATGCGCCCGGCCTCCCGCAAGGCCCCCTCCAGGGCCCGGGGCTCGTTTTTCCGGCGGAGCACCTCCAGGTAGCCCTTGAGGGCGGTGAGGGGGGTGCGGAGCTCGTGGGAGGCGTGGCGGGCGAAGCGCCGGGCCGCCTCCTCCTTCTCGGCGAGCTCGGCGAGGAGCCTCCCCACCCGGGCGAAAAGGGCGTTCAGCGCCGCCACCACCGGCCTTAGCTCGGCCAGGCCCGGGTCGGGGAGGGGGCTCAGGTCCTCGGGCGCCCGGGCCCGCAAGGCCTTCTCCAGGTCCCGGAGGGGACGGAGGGTCCAGGAGAGGGCGAGGGCGGCGAGGAGGAAGACCCCAAGCAAAAGCCCCCCGCCCCAGAGGGCGTAGCGGGCGAGGAGGCGCCGGCCGAGCCCGGAAACCCCTTCCAGGGGCACCGCAAGGCCGTAGGCGAGCCCCCCTTGGGCCAGGGCCACATAGAGCGTCCCCCGAAAGACCCCCTGGTAGACCCCTTCCGCCGCCAAAGCCGCGGGAAGCCCGGGGGGCAGAGGCCAGTCCCCGAGCTGGGTGAAGCGGGCCTCCCCCTCCCGGAGGACAAACCCCACCCCGCCCCCGAAGAGCTGGGCCA of the Thermus thermophilus HB8 genome contains:
- a CDS encoding sensor histidine kinase, producing the protein MATAFSSLRARLFALLLLALLLLLAPLAWLSAREAERAASEDLRRALYTRLYLLQAEGVQDEERLLLELFRLAQLFGGGVGFVLREGEARFTQLGDWPLPPGLPAALAAEGVYQGVFRGTLYVALAQGGLAYGLAVPLEGVSGLGRRLLARYALWGGGLLLGVFLLAALALSWTLRPLRDLEKALRARAPEDLSPLPDPGLAELRPVVAALNALFARVGRLLAELAEKEEAARRFARHASHELRTPLTALKGYLEVLRRKNEPRALEGALREAGRMEALLAGLLRLSRLEALPPQRVPLDLRAFLEAQGLEVQGEGRVLADPELLALAVENVLENARRHGRLPVRAELSREGEGVWVWLVDAGPGFPEDLLPRVLEPFVHGGKGTGLGLALVAAVARAHGGRVRVENRGGAGVGLYLPLAPLKVSPGVPFGEGG